TCATCTAGGACCAAATATGTGCATCTCTGCAAATTTGTGGTACCCTTTTCTAAGAAATCAATCAATCTACCAGGAGTAGCAATTACAATTTCTACTCCCCGTTCTAAGTCACGGCCTTGCTCTCTCTTGGGTGCACCACCAAATACACAAGTGTTGCGGACATAGGCAGAGTTACCAAAGTCAGAAGCAACTTGTTGGATTTGTTGTGCTAATTCACGAGTTGGTGCAAGAACCAAAGCAATGGGACCATCACCCCGCCTAATAGGGGGCTGGTTGTTGATATGCACAATAGCAGGTAAAATGTAAGCCAGAGTTTTTCCTGAGCCAGTCTGGGCAATGCCTACCAAGTTCTTTCCAGACATAGCAATAGGCCAGCCTTGTGCTTGGATAGGTGTTGGGTCCTTGTATCCCATGTTGGTTATGCTTTGATTGACATAATCAGGGAAATTGGCTTCATCAAAATTCTGAATGGGGTTTGGGATATCCAGCCCACTTACAGTGATCTCAAATTTGCTTCTGTATTCCTCTACCTCATAGGGTGATCTGTTTAGAACTGTTGGGTGTGGGTTGTAGAAATCTTTGTTGAATGGTTGCAGAGACATAGTATCCCAGTTGGGCCGGCGCATGTTTTGACCGCCAGTGAAGTCTTTCTtgccaccgccgccgccaaaACCGCCGCCAGAACCACCAAATCTGTTGCCACCGCCGCCTCCGCTACCGCCGAACTTTGATCCTCCATTACTGAATCGTGATGAGCCGTTGCTGCTCCCGAACTTCCTTTCTCCGCCAAATTTGGAACCACCGCTTCCACCACGGCTATTGTTCCAACTACTAGACCTAAGAAAAAGAAATCGCAATTAATTGACATTCATCATGACAGTGATAGTTCAAACACGTGTTGAATTAATTGTGCCAAGTTCGCACGTGTTTCAAACCGGTTTTGATAGCTTTATCGGTCTTATCACGTTTATACCTACCGTGAAGTATTATTAATCATCACGCTTTACCAAAGTCGTTATAAATTAAACCCAAGTATTGATCGCTAGGCAAGGAAAATGCGTCATTGCGGGTATTGCCACGCATGCGCGTCATGAAAGCCACCATGGATCAATGATTTACGAGTACACAAGATGGCGAAATAGCATTGAGATTAACTTTCATAATACCTATTCAGATCAATAGAATAGCCATGTTTTGAAATAGTACAcatttttgtaatgtaaaaacGCATTTTTGACTCTAGAAACCATTTACAATAAAGGAAATAGCATTACTATTTGAAAGTATCGATGGTCAAACAAACGTAACATTGAAtgcagaaataaaaattattatcataaaaaatactgaaataatagcaaaaactaattttatgatGTACGTAAAGAATACTTACATTTTGCTGGATGTGATTTATTCCACGATGTTAAAAGTAattcaagattatttttaagtagcaGGGTCGACCTGTAAGTAAAATGGGCGATGGTTAAACTAAAAAATCATCACAGTCACACatcacaatataaaatattactaagGAACTTAACACTTGCAGGAAAATCAGTTTCTCAAGAATTATAATCAAGAAAAATTAAGAGACTtgaaaaacagaaaaaataaaaatatttttaatttaatgaaacacGTCCCACCTTGACCACTGCTATCGCCGAAAGGAGCGATTTGTGAAGTGAAGAACGGTTTGGTTCTGAACCTGAACGAAAACATGAAATCATTCGTTATTGGTTAAGGAAGTCCAATCGACTAATTACATACTAAAATATGAATTAGTCGATTTGTCTGACGAAATTGCTGTTTAAAGAATGATTAATTCGCTTGGCTTTTTGTAAAAGTTAAGatattttgagattaaaatatgataattattatcACAAGACAATTTAACTTCTGAGAAGTAGGTGATTTATCGATTCCGGTGACTGGGCAGGCCAATCACGTACGCGTACCCATCATAGTTCACATACCGCGAGATGATTtaggcccgattctcctaattttacttaagcgacatacgattcccATCTGACTAAGATCCTATCCCGACTCAgatacgattgaagcgtatgtggcattccgctattttttctttgaaataaacttttttatccttttctgtcattcaataatgaatcattttgtatgcaaatgatttacaattgcaTTGAttgagcaaactaccgtatagaccaaaatcaccaaaatagcagaccaacgTTGGAataagatttgaaaaatttcatggtcttatattagtagcagaatatccgatatggttaaaactgctgttgcgattcaatttctattcaattttgacattattaacttaggagaaacGGGCCCCAGAGTTCTTATATAAATCTATACTCCATTAATTCGCATGGGTACTGATACTATGTTTCGAAATAAGCTCACTATGAGGTAAACACAGATATTTGCGTACGTACAAATCGTGTATTGGAGGACTCAACTTGAACCAAATTGGGCTACAATCTACATATACGCGATCTATTATATGTGTTTGTACCGTAtattaacaattataaaatctttGAAGACCACTGACAGTGTAGGGCATGACGGAGTATCgactaaaattattaaacatgTAGCCGAAACCATTTGTACACACCTCAGCCATATCATAAATTTATGCATCATTACTGGTATATTCccagaaaacttaaaaatatctgttattaaaccattatttaaaaaaaatgataagcTACAAATGGATTGCTATAGGCCGATCGCgcttttatcaattttttcgaaaatatttgagaaataCTTCTATAATCAAATATATAGATACctagaaacacaaaaaaatattagtaaatgaACAAAAAGGCTTCCGCAAAAATAAGACGATAAATATGGCTTTATACGATTtcttatacaatattataaaaaacatagataaaaagacGCCAGTCTGTTCCATATATTGCGACATGACTCAAGCTTTTGACTATGTTAGTCACGATATCTTAATAAAGAAACTAGAAGCTTACGGTATAAGAGGAAATGTGCTCCAACTAATAGAAACCTATTTAAAAGCCAGAAAACAATATACagaaattactaaaattaatccattaaaaaaaaggGAGGAAGTTTATAAGTCTCATATACGAACGATTATGTACGGAGTACCCCAAGGTAGTGTATTAGGACCGTTACTCTTCATTATATACATCAATGATTTACCGAAAGTAACCAACTACCCCATGACACTCTTTGCCGATGACAGTACTGTAACGATTCACtctaaaaatgaaaaagaaatcaACGATACATTACATTCCTTAATTCAAtggatgaataataataatttgaaaattaatttagataaaactaaaataatgtgGTTTAGTCAGCGCGTACCTACccctaattttaaattaaacttccATGGGACCGAACTAAGCACCGCTAACACAACAAAATTTTTAGGCATTACAATAGATAGAAATCTTAACTGGAAAGCGCATGCAGATGGACTTGCAAAGAGGATTAGCTCTTCAGCATACGCACTCTTAAAATTAGCAGCCCTAATAAACTGTGACGCTCTTGTTACCGCTTACCATGGCATTGTAGGTTCCATTTTAAGGTTTGGAGTGATGTTTTGGGGTAACTCTACCAGTAAAGAAGTTATTTtcaaagcacaaaaaaaatgtattagagCTATGTTTAGACTTAAAACCACTGATAGTTGtaaaccttattttataaaatataaaatttgatCATTGCCTTCCCTATTTATATATGAAGTAGccgtttttgttaaaattaactcaCACTTATTCAGCCGCCTTTCAGACGTAGTTGTCCGTAATCGGAGAGACAATGATCGGCTGTGCGTAGTAAGATCAAATACTGCGCTCATGCACAAAAGTATTTTCTGTCTGGCACCCATGATATTCAACAAAATACCTAAGTCTATTAAACAGCTACCgctttcaaaatttaaatttcatttaaaaaaatatttaatagaaaactgtttttataatgttcacgaatttttaaataagtaatctaGTTTATATCttagtttaatttacttttcatatttttaaaattattttagaattgtaagcattatcttttatttaacttttgtacgcCCTTGTGGGCAAAACATGCAAGAACTATGATTTTTTATGTAACACCCTGCTTAGCAAACCTGTTTTGTACTGCATACTCATGTTttggacaaataaataatctttatctttatcttttatctttaccGTTTGTACACACCACTGCTGCACTGCGTGCTGGCCTTATATCTAGATCGAAAATACACTGTTCATCTTCCTTCAcctcttttaataattttcttttttaataggGCAACACCAACCTGGATGCATTCACTCTCAATCATCATTCGGTCATTCACTCACACTCGTCAAACAGGGAAGTTTGTGCGGTGATGTTCATGTttctgaaatttatttattagtccaAATAACCAATAATTTGTGTGAATTTCGAAGTTTAATTGATACTTAATACTTAGAAATGGCGATGCAACCACACAGCAAGAAGAGAGTGTGCTATTATTATGATAGTAAGTATGAAAAAGTTTGTTACCCGCCACTGTGATTGTTGAAAGCATCCATACATATTTCAAAGTAATAATCATAGAAAATcacaattatttaatgttaggGGTGTATTCAACATatgtttactataaaaataGGATATTGTATTACTTAAAGCCCACAAAATCGTCTTGAAGAATTTATGCTCATATGTGTTGAGTCACTTAGTGGCGTCTGTACTGCGTTCTGTGCTCTCATTGGTCGCCTGTCTTTCGTTCGCATCTTGATATGTGTGGTACAGACTCTTATGTGTCAAGCCATAAAATGAATTGAGTAACATGCTTTTATGAAGTTGAAAttgataatgtaaaatatttatttgctttcagGTGATATTGGAAACTATTATTATGGACAGGGACATCCGATGAAACCTCACCGTATACGTATGACTCACAACTTGCTACTTAATTATGGGTTATACAGAAAAATGGaaatatatgtaagtaataattttttCCTCCTTGAACATGTAGCAAAACAAGGTCTTGTACCAAATGGATGGATAGTTAAGTCTGAGGTCAGGTTCCCCAAGTTATCTTTACCATGTCATCATTTGCACAAATCAGGTAGTTTTGATGGACCCCTTGATAtctcaattttaaaattgaaaaatttggtGAAATGTCAGCTTAAAGATAACTAAAATAGGATTTAGATTCTAAATTAGAGATAGATATTAGAAAACGTTTATATGTACCGAAAATGAGACATTCAAAAAATCAAGAAACATTTTCcaaaaagttgaaaaataaaaatatgtattatatttcaGAGACCACACAAGGCTACAGCTGATGAGATGACAAAGTTCCACTCGGATGACTACATTCGCTTCCTGCGATCAATCAGACCTGACAACATGTCTGAGTACAACAAACAGATGCAAAGATGTAAGAACTTTTGcttataaatatgatttatttatttacttagacaTATGTATCTACCGTCTGCAGTACAACTGCATTCAAATGCAAATTACCACACATCAATAAAAATAGCGTGTAACAAATTCACAGACATGCCCACAGTCTCCCATACATCCTAACAATTATTTATCTATGTTCTACATTTTGTTACCTGGCTTGATAGactgaagtaatttattatttatgaatagaGATAAGGGAGATGTCATATTGTGTATTCATGTATTGATAGCTATTTAGTaccattgtttatatttatgtttgtttacagtCAATGTGGGTGAAGATTGTCCAGTGTTTGATGGGCTCTATGAGTTCTGCCAGCTGTCTGCTGGTGGATCAGTCGCTGCAGCAGTAAAACTTAATAAACAGGTAAGGGGACTTGGACAAGTTGTGCTTGTCATAAACAGTATAACTTAGCTGAATGCAAAGCAGCTAGCTGTCTATTCTATACAAACATTTTCTAATAACTGACTTTCAACAGGCTTCCGAAATCTGCATCAACTGGGGTGGTGGTCTCCATCATGCCAAGAAATCAGAAGCATCTGGTTTCTGTTACGTGAATGACATAGTGTTGGGCATCCTTGAGTTGCTGAAATACCACCAGAGAGTACTGTACATTGACATTGATGTTCACCATGGAGATGGAGTGGAAGAGGCTTTCTATACCACGGACAGAGTCATGACAGTGTCATTCCACAAATATGGAGAATACTTCCCTGGAACAGGTTAGTTACAACAATACATTAGTAGTTTTTAATGAGACATTCAATGCCACCAATTCTCCAGAACCACATTTACTAAAATAGATATTTGCAACTTATCATGGTATTCTAAacactaatataatattgtgttgCAGGTGATTTACGTGACATCGGCGCCGGCAAGGGCAAATACTACGCCGTGAACATACCACTGCGCGACGGAATGGATGACGAATCATATGAATCCATCTTCGTGCCCATCATCTCTAAAGTCATGGAGACATTCCAGCCGAGCGCAGTTGTGCTTCAATGTGGCGCCGATTCTCTTACAGGTATGTAATCAAACTTTAAAAGATGaccatataaatatattttaggtaTAACTCTTCCAGAAGTAGTCGCACCATGATTTTGTAGTGGTGTTTTGGTGCTAAATTAGTTATTTCTCTTTGTCAACAGGAGACAGGTTGGGTTGTTTCAATCTAACAGTACGAGGCCACGGCCGCTGTGTAGAGCTCGTAAAGAGATTCGGTTTACCATTTTTGCTGGTTGGAGGAGGAGGgtaagttttcaaagaaaatctctAAGTCACTGAATTTGTTTGTTCTTGCTGCATATATTTTCTGaccttttttttcttattctctTTCTAGCTACACAATTCGTAATGTTTCACGTTGCTGGACTTACGAGACGTCAGTAGCACTTGGTGTTGAAATTGCAAATGAGCTTCCATACAATGACTACTTCGAATACTTTGGTCCTGACTTCAAACTGCATATATCACCAAGCAACATGTCAAATCAAAACACGTCAGAGTATTTGGAGAAAATAAAGAACAGGCTCTTTGAAAATCTGAGAATGTTACCGCATGCACCAGGCGTTCAGGTAAGAAATTAACAttcattattaactttttttgttgaatgattttatattttatatgttaaatATAACGTAAATTCATTACTTGATCACAGGTACAAGCCATTCCAGAAGACGCGGTTAACGATGAATCTGAGGATGAAGACAAAGTTGACAAAGATGAAAGGCTGCCACAAAGTGAAAAAGTATGTACCATTTAATTTACACCAGCTATTTTTCCGCCATTTCACCCGCTTCCCTATTTACTGCCTACTTgaggatagtctagcttcccaatagcgaaataatttttcaaaacggtaAAGCAGTTTTGGAACCtttgagtacaaacaaacaaaaacatgtttcactttattataataga
Above is a window of Helicoverpa armigera isolate CAAS_96S chromosome 11, ASM3070526v1, whole genome shotgun sequence DNA encoding:
- the LOC110370101 gene encoding ATP-dependent RNA helicase p62, with protein sequence MSSSWNNSRGGSGGSKFGGERKFGSSNGSSRFSNGGSKFGGSGGGGGNRFGGSGGGFGGGGGKKDFTGGQNMRRPNWDTMSLQPFNKDFYNPHPTVLNRSPYEVEEYRSKFEITVSGLDIPNPIQNFDEANFPDYVNQSITNMGYKDPTPIQAQGWPIAMSGKNLVGIAQTGSGKTLAYILPAIVHINNQPPIRRGDGPIALVLAPTRELAQQIQQVASDFGNSAYVRNTCVFGGAPKREQGRDLERGVEIVIATPGRLIDFLEKGTTNLQRCTYLVLDEADRMLDMGFEPQIRKIIEQIRPDRQTLMWSATWPKEVRKLAEDYLGDYLQINIGSLQLSANHNILQIVDVCQEHEKENKLNVLLQEIGQSQEPGAKTIIFVETKRKVENITRNIRRYGWPAVCMHGDKTQQERDETLYQFKQGRASILVATDVAARGLDVDGIKYVINFDYPNSSEDYIHRIGRTGRSKSKGTSYAFFTPSNSRQAKDLVSVLQEANQVVNPQLQTMADRCGGGGGGWNRNRYGGGRGGGGSFKRGSNFGRGNGGGSNGGAGHKRFNDY
- the LOC110370102 gene encoding histone deacetylase HDAC1 — protein: MAMQPHSKKRVCYYYDSDIGNYYYGQGHPMKPHRIRMTHNLLLNYGLYRKMEIYRPHKATADEMTKFHSDDYIRFLRSIRPDNMSEYNKQMQRFNVGEDCPVFDGLYEFCQLSAGGSVAAAVKLNKQASEICINWGGGLHHAKKSEASGFCYVNDIVLGILELLKYHQRVLYIDIDVHHGDGVEEAFYTTDRVMTVSFHKYGEYFPGTGDLRDIGAGKGKYYAVNIPLRDGMDDESYESIFVPIISKVMETFQPSAVVLQCGADSLTGDRLGCFNLTVRGHGRCVELVKRFGLPFLLVGGGGYTIRNVSRCWTYETSVALGVEIANELPYNDYFEYFGPDFKLHISPSNMSNQNTSEYLEKIKNRLFENLRMLPHAPGVQVQAIPEDAVNDESEDEDKVDKDERLPQSEKDKRITGDGELSDSEDEGEGGRRDNRSYRTPQPRKRPRLDKDGSTIKDEIKTEDSKDDVKNINSVEEPKKDMPPIP